Genomic window (Salvelinus fontinalis isolate EN_2023a chromosome 3, ASM2944872v1, whole genome shotgun sequence):
CGAGAGATTCGTTGAAATTGGTAAATCCAACTCGGGTTCTGCCCTTTCAATATGTCatggattcttttttttttttttcattacaCATTAGGTATATCGTATCTCCTTGTGTAGCAACATGATTCAATTGGTCAACTAACCAGGAAGTGAAATCAGGCGTGCTAATCCTGGAATAGAATCCATGGAGTGGCTGGGGGTACTTTTAGGAGATGTTTGGGAAACTGTTACATGAAGCAATTCTGTGTCTTAGTACTAGCATCCAGACTCCTCTCTGTTCCACAGGCAGTGGCACATCGAAGAAGCTAGCCAAGCGGAATGCAGCAGCTAAGATGTTGTCCAGGATACACGATGTTCCTGTAGACCTGAGAAGCAGCCACGAGACTGAGCCTGAGGATGACACTTTTATCATGGTGAGACAGCGACCTGTTCATGGCCTTTCTAAGACAATACGGCTGCTCTGCTCGCTTCCTGACAGGTCATCATTGCAAATAAGTGTCTGTTCTTAAGACTTTCCtgtataaataaatcaaatattgttggtcgcatacacatgtttagtagacattgcaggtgtagcgaaatgcttgttaaaTGTATGCGAGGTTGCCTGAGCGTCTGACTCATAGGACCATTGTCTCCTCTGGTGGGCAGAACATGGGCAGCAGGGTGGAGGCAGGGAAGTGTAAAGGTCTGGGCTGTACCTGGGACTCTCTGAGGAACTCTGCTGGGGAGAAGATTCTGCAGCTGAGGAGCCACCCTCTGGGCATGCCCAGCTCTGACTTCTGCTCTCTGCTACACGACCTCTCAGAGGAGCAGCGCTTTGACATTAGCTACCTCGACATAGGTAAATAATATCCCCCTCATCACTGGGGCCAACTCACATATAGATTCCTGTTTTTAAAGTGTCTGAGGTAGGAGCGTTTATCTTTGATCACATCTCTGTCTATATATTTTTCCTTGTGATCAAAAATGCTACTGAGCTCCTGAAAGTACTGATATACTTGACTCTGTAAACAATCATCTTGGCTAAAGCCCCACACATATAAACAATCCATGAAGCCCAACAGATACAGAATAGTCCCACGGGGAACgggtggtgtggggagggttctCTCTGGTTGCCGGGAGAGGTCTGGGGTGTGACTGACGAGCAAACCCTAGTTGCTAGGGGTGGTGGGAAGGGTGGAAACATGGTTTCTGGGGTTGGGTGTGTAGGTCCACTTTGTTTTCCTGTTTTATACTGAATGTACTATTCATTTAACAGTAAGAAATATATTTATTTCTTGAGTGGCAGTTGTTTTATCGTATTGAAATGGATAATGTACCTATAACCCTCCCCAACAAAAAGTTACAAAAATCAGCTAAACTGATCCTAAACCAGCTCTTTGTGAATACGTGGCCAGGCTGTGATGTCTTTATTGTATGAACCTAAtgtgggtttccttgttccagAGGAGCACAGTCTGAGCGGACTGTGCCAGTGTCTGGTAGAGCTATCCACTCAGCCAATCACAGTGTGCCACGGCTTCGCACCCAATCAGGACGCTGCCCGCGCCAGCGCAGCTCACAATGCACTGCAGTACCTCAAAATCATGGCTGGGGGGAAGTGACCGTCTCCCAGACCGGCCTCTCTCCATGGCAACGACCTAGACCCTGATCATGTGACACATCCACCTCGGAGGGTGGAAACATCTTCCAACCAATGGTGGTTAGGGGAAGTGACCATTGATTGACCCAGAATTACCCATGATGTGGGAATTGAGAATTGTCCCCACACATCCCTGTAGCCCTATCTGGTCTGTTCATTCCTAAATGCCCCCTGAAGATATCCCACATAGCCCTAGATAATTTGTCCCTATGCCCTGAAGATATCCCACATAGTCCTCGATGTCCTCTTGATTGGCTACACTGGCCATTTATTTGGATGGTCAGTCACCCACCTGCTCTGCTGTTACGTGCCTAGAGAGATACTCTGCAGAGAAAAGGGCAAAATACATTTTACAACAACCCCCATTTGACTGTAGCCTCTTTCTCTAGTTGCCACATCTACAATGATTGACTTTGGTTGCCTTTTCATTAGCTAGTACTTTGTCGTCAACCAAAAATATACCCCCCGTTGAAGAAGTCTTGGCCTGAATGAAGTCTGATTTTGGACATTGAACGACATGAGTTCTTAAATTGGAGACTTGTGTACTTTTATTGACAAGTTGACAAGATCCAGcccatctgtctgtcttgtcATTTTTTGTGTTTAGTAATTTGCCTTTTAGAAGAGTCATCTGATAACTGTTAAAAGGTGTACATTTTAAATTATGATTGCTTAACATCTGAAATGCAAAATGTTATTTTGAGTTTTGGAATTACATTTAACATTGTGTACTTTACCATTGAATTTCTTTTGTCAGACCTCACAAAACCCCGTTTGAAATTGTGAATGTATTACTGTGAtctaaaaatacacattttaagaTGTCAAAAGTGAATCGCTGTTTGAGTAGCTGATTGCTCTCGTAAAACCGTGTCAATGGCCCTTCAATTAATTGATATTATCACTTTCCCTCAACTGTGGTTGTTCATAATGTCTGAAATGGACCATCTAATTAGCCTGTGTGCCAGTCTGTTCATGGTCTCTTACCCACTACTTATGGAATTGCAATGTTAAACAATGACAATAGAGTAGGCcaaaaagcacaaacagatctgggaccaggctagcatcTAATTGAGATGGAATTGTATCGCTGCATTTAATATAGTAGATCATCTAAGTTGGATTCTCCTAATCTGACTAAtctgctcctcatctacctcctgtTACACGCTAATGGTATAGCCCGAACTCTCTATCGTCCAGTGTTTACTCCCACCACTTCAGAGAGTCAAGGTTTCATATGGGACGTTGAGTCAAGAATAGTATTGGTGTAATGAGTGTCTGAAGTATACTGGCTGTAGTAGGGTGACACTAGGTTGCTGCTACATCTCATGATGAGCAAGCAGTGAGAGAAACGCAATGTACCGCACACCTCTGATTTCAGAttagttgggttaaatgcggaagactcatttcagttgtacaactgactaggtatcctcttaTTTCCCCTTTTCCAATGTTTGACGATTTTGTGGAAAGTGTTGTTGCCCATATACATAGGCCACGTTTCAGTTCGACTATCGCGGTTTTGCTTTGTTCCTTTTTGATTAAAATACTTGATTTCAGTGCAAATAAATGTTTTTTGAAATCACTTATTGATTCTCTTAatttataaaacatttatttttaacatCCATAAATAACAATTTTCACACAAAAGTCACAGCACTAGCATGG
Coding sequences:
- the tarbp2 gene encoding RISC-loading complex subunit tarbp2 isoform X4: MMKGGLGGPVVLGEGLGEGFIGVEEPLDGDSSPSEMKTSGSGTSQQSECNPVGALQELVVQKGWRLPEYTVTQESGPAHRKEFTMTCRVERFVEIGSGTSKKLAKRNAAAKMLSRIHDVPVDLRSSHETEPEDDTFIMNMGSRVEAGKCKGLGCTWDSLRNSAGEKILQLRSHPLGMPSSDFCSLLHDLSEEQRFDISYLDIEEHSLSGLCQCLVELSTQPITVCHGFAPNQDAARASAAHNALQYLKIMAGGK
- the tarbp2 gene encoding RISC-loading complex subunit tarbp2 isoform X3 translates to MLPLLSQSLGNTPVYDLLKAEGQAHQPNFTFRVSVGEISCTGQGPSKKAAKHKAAEAALKMMKGGLGGPVVLGEGLGEGFIGVEEPLDGDSSPSEMKTSGSGTSQQSECNPVGALQELVVQKGWRLPEYTVTQESGPAHRKEFTMTCRVERFVEIGSGTSKKLAKRNAAAKMLSRIHDVPVDLRSSHETEPEDDTFIMNMGSRVEAGKCKGLGCTWDSLRNSAGEKILQLRSHPLGMPSSDFCSLLHDLSEEQRFDISYLDIEEHSLSGLCQCLVELSTQPITVCHGFAPNQDAARASAAHNALQYLKIMAGGK